A single window of Triplophysa dalaica isolate WHDGS20190420 chromosome 14, ASM1584641v1, whole genome shotgun sequence DNA harbors:
- the LOC130435732 gene encoding potassium/sodium hyperpolarization-activated cyclic nucleotide-gated channel 1, translating into MPIVDPQLIKNEYLRSWLVPDLLAAFPADVCIVIVENYHFDTSSLMASKFLRILMFARILSMIRLIRVRKLTRFFRQLESVSYIRLAALRRPFKSMCVILPLFLITHWNACIQFYICALCEFPPDSWVIKEHLLNASIGVKYSSSFVRAFSQMTQTPYGFFDHAKRPEEQWTAVLSILIGWWILIKIVALKTAAFAAKKATVEELKNFEHLPKALRERAIAGYRWQQKKSSLGLVQESLKKDVMKALYPKVTNVRIFASGNVKLSEAVLMMLEYEIFQAGDIIFHLKGPADRIFFIEDGRVLEETTFFQRELSCGDFFGEICLLLGAQQPVQVRALSSCTLFSLSVDKLQELEKSFPDVLNDLREVAYQHLTDIEQGAAEGDEEDLV; encoded by the exons ATGCCCATTGTTGATCCTCAGTTGATCAAGAATGAATATCTAAGATCTTGGCTTGTTCCAGACCTGCTGGCTGCATTTCCGGCAGACGTCTGCATTGTAATTGTG GAAAACTATCACTTTGACACGAGCTCGCTGATGGCCTCAAAGTTTCTGAGGATCCTCATGTTTGCGAGGATTTTGAGCATGATACGTCTTATCCGTGTGCGGAAGCTCACCAGGTTTTTCAGGCAACTTGAAAGT GTTTCATATATCCGGCTCGCAGCACTCAGAAGGCCCTTTAAATCCATGTGTGTAATTCTGCCGCTTTTTCTTATTACCCACTGGAACGCCTGCATCCAGTTTTACATATGTGCGCTGTGTGAATTTCCACCTGATAGCTGGGTCATTAAAGAACACCTCCTG AATGCCTCAATTGGAGTGAAGTACTCCTCTTCTTTCGTTAGGGCATTCTCTCAAATGACCCAGACACCATATGGATTTTTTGACCATGCGAAAC GTCCTGAAGAACAGTGGACCGCCGTCTTAAGTATTCTGATCGGCTGGTGGATCTTAATTAAAATTGTTGCTTTGAAGACAGCAGCATTTGCAGCTAAAAAGGCGACCGTAGAAGAG CTGAAAAACTTTGAGCATCTGCCCAAGGCTTTGCGCGAGCGTGCCATTGCAGGCTACAGATGGCAACAGAAGAAGAGCTCTCTTGGCCTCGTGCAAGAATCACTAAAGAAG GATGTTATGAAAGCCCTGTACCCAAAGGTGACAAATGTACGCATCTTTGCTAGCGGCAATGTAAAGTTGAGCGAGGCCGTTCTAATGATGCTGGAGTACGAAATCTTCCAGGCAGGCGACATCATCTTCCATCTGAAAGGTCCAGCTGACAGGATTTTCTTTATTGAGGATGGACGGGTACTCGAGGAGACCACGTTCTTCCAGCGAGAGCTCTCATGTGGAGATTTCTTTGGAG AGATCTGCTTGCTCTTGGGAGCACAGCAGCCTGTTCAAGTCCGTGCCTTAAGTTCCTGCACACTTTTTTCCCTGTCTGTGGACAAGCTGCAGGAGCTTGAGAAGAGCTTTCCAGATGTGCTGAACGATCTGCGGGAAGTGGCTTATCAGCACCTTACAGATATCGAGC AAGGTGCTGCGGAAGGTGACGAAGAAGATCTAGTGTGA